One Methanobacterium sp. genomic region harbors:
- a CDS encoding DUF655 domain-containing protein has translation MEEYAIILDYLPLGYVKEGIPSYKRKPVVQAMGKEEFTLLELIPKENVSLDIHQKVYIGSGKRDQISRVNRRLRYDDLTATAKVELNYVVEEIIKSKEDKFIGFFNEAGSISTRLHQLELLPGIGKKHMWDIIKARQEKPFESFDDLKKRVPMLSDPVKLLSKRVLMELEVTGDKKGKRKYVLFTRSTTKRN, from the coding sequence ATGGAAGAATATGCAATTATTTTGGATTATCTTCCTTTAGGTTATGTTAAAGAAGGTATACCATCATATAAAAGAAAACCTGTAGTTCAAGCTATGGGCAAAGAGGAATTTACTCTACTTGAGCTTATTCCAAAAGAAAACGTTTCACTGGATATTCACCAGAAAGTTTATATAGGCTCAGGAAAACGCGACCAGATCTCTCGTGTAAACCGACGACTCAGATATGATGACCTCACTGCCACTGCTAAAGTTGAATTAAACTACGTTGTAGAAGAAATCATTAAATCAAAGGAAGATAAATTCATTGGGTTTTTCAACGAAGCAGGATCAATATCAACCAGACTCCATCAACTCGAACTATTACCTGGAATTGGAAAAAAACATATGTGGGACATTATCAAAGCGCGACAAGAAAAACCGTTTGAAAGCTTTGATGATCTCAAAAAAAGGGTCCCTATGCTTTCAGACCCTGTAAAGCTTCTTTCAAAAAGAGTTCTTATGGAACTTGAAGTTACAGGAGACAAAAAAGGAAAGCGAAAATATGTACTTTTCACCCGATCCACTACAAAACGAAACTAA
- a CDS encoding 50S ribosomal protein L44e: MKIPKERRTYCPSCKKHTLHEVFQSKKRKASELKWGQRQFRRVTSGYRGYPRPLPSGNKPVKKLDLRYKCKECGKAHIKRNSFRAGKVEFVS, from the coding sequence ATGAAAATTCCAAAAGAAAGAAGAACTTACTGTCCAAGTTGTAAAAAACATACTCTTCATGAAGTATTCCAATCCAAAAAAAGGAAAGCAAGCGAGCTTAAATGGGGGCAACGTCAGTTCAGAAGGGTCACAAGTGGGTACAGAGGTTATCCAAGGCCACTTCCATCTGGAAACAAACCAGTCAAAAAACTGGATTTAAGATACAAATGTAAAGAATGTGGAAAAGCACACATTAAAAGAAACTCATTTAGAGCAGGAAAAGTGGAGTTTGTAAGCTAG
- a CDS encoding NUDIX hydrolase: protein MILCEDDSIVLIKRKYDPYKGSWALPGGFVEWGETVESAVVREAKEETGLEVDIIELVGVYSDPGRDPRGHTVTVCYLTRKIGGNLKADTDASIAQHFKKDEILKLKLAFDHDVILKDAFKLLNRSKT, encoded by the coding sequence GTGATACTATGTGAAGATGATTCCATAGTTTTGATCAAACGAAAATATGATCCATATAAAGGTTCGTGGGCGTTACCCGGCGGATTTGTTGAATGGGGCGAAACAGTAGAATCTGCAGTTGTAAGAGAAGCTAAGGAAGAAACTGGCCTTGAAGTGGATATAATCGAACTTGTAGGAGTTTACTCAGATCCTGGAAGAGATCCGAGAGGACATACAGTTACAGTATGCTACCTTACGAGAAAAATAGGTGGAAATTTAAAAGCAGACACTGATGCTTCCATTGCACAGCATTTTAAAAAAGATGAGATTTTGAAACTTAAACTCGCATTTGACCATGATGTCATCTTAAAAGATGCGTTTAAGTTATTAAATAGAAGTAAAACATAG
- a CDS encoding carboxymuconolactone decarboxylase family protein yields MTKSPYEIFIEECPEVAERFNDLIKAQQSLEGLDAKTKQLINIAIQTANRNVKGVQMHAMMAKNEGATREEVIGAVVLNLHHSGFASVLDCLPAAIDGFEGKFLTSKRV; encoded by the coding sequence ATGACCAAGAGCCCATATGAAATATTTATAGAAGAATGTCCCGAAGTTGCAGAACGTTTTAACGACCTGATTAAAGCCCAGCAATCTTTAGAAGGATTAGATGCTAAAACAAAGCAGTTAATCAACATAGCCATTCAAACCGCTAATCGGAATGTAAAAGGAGTGCAGATGCATGCAATGATGGCCAAAAATGAGGGTGCTACTCGTGAAGAAGTTATCGGCGCAGTAGTGCTGAATTTACACCATTCAGGATTTGCATCGGTGCTTGACTGCCTTCCAGCTGCTATAGACGGGTTTGAAGGTAAATTTTTAACATCAAAACGAGTTTGA
- the dph2 gene encoding diphthamide biosynthesis enzyme Dph2, translated as MLNYDFRLDEVVQKIKEMDAKAVGIQFPEGLKIHAVRVAEKIENETDAVVIISGDPCYGACDVSDTHMEGLVDLIVHFGHIEFPIEYKVPVLFIEAYSKIDVDNVLKKSLSFLQNYKKIGVVTTIQHLQLLDHIKDFLIDNEKDIVMKEGAGTRKGQVLGCNFSAIKDVDADAFLFIGSGNFHALGITLFTEKPVFIADPYMNEVRTIDEFRDRILRIRFAKITKAGDAQKFGIIVSSKRGQFRLDLAKSLKKMIDKEKREAFIIMLDNVSPDLLIPYMDLDAFVVTACPRVAIDDASMYKKPLLTPKELEIVLNKREWEDYKIDEIEHV; from the coding sequence ATGCTTAATTACGATTTTAGACTGGATGAAGTTGTTCAAAAAATAAAGGAAATGGATGCAAAAGCAGTCGGTATCCAGTTTCCAGAGGGCCTTAAAATTCATGCAGTCCGTGTTGCAGAAAAAATAGAAAATGAAACCGATGCAGTGGTTATAATTTCGGGTGATCCCTGTTATGGTGCATGTGATGTTTCAGATACTCATATGGAGGGCTTAGTAGATCTAATTGTACATTTTGGCCATATAGAATTCCCAATTGAGTATAAAGTGCCGGTTCTATTTATTGAGGCATATTCTAAGATAGACGTAGATAATGTACTTAAAAAAAGCCTTTCATTTCTTCAAAACTATAAAAAAATAGGAGTTGTAACCACTATTCAGCATTTACAACTTTTAGATCATATTAAAGACTTTTTAATTGACAATGAAAAAGATATAGTAATGAAAGAAGGTGCAGGGACAAGAAAAGGTCAGGTTCTTGGCTGTAATTTCTCAGCTATTAAAGATGTGGATGCAGATGCATTTTTGTTTATTGGAAGCGGTAATTTTCATGCCCTTGGAATCACTCTCTTTACAGAAAAGCCAGTTTTTATTGCGGACCCCTACATGAATGAAGTAAGAACAATAGATGAATTTAGAGATAGAATACTGAGAATAAGGTTTGCAAAGATAACAAAGGCGGGTGATGCCCAGAAGTTTGGGATCATTGTTTCATCAAAAAGGGGTCAGTTCAGGCTTGACCTTGCAAAAAGTTTAAAGAAGATGATAGATAAAGAAAAAAGGGAAGCATTTATAATAATGCTGGATAATGTTTCACCAGATCTTTTAATTCCTTATATGGACCTGGACGCGTTTGTTGTAACTGCATGTCCCAGAGTGGCTATAGATGATGCAAGTATGTATAAAAAGCCTCTTTTAACACCTAAAGAACTTGAGATAGTTCTAAATAAAAGGGAATGGGAAGATTACAAAATAGATGAAATTGAACATGTATAA
- a CDS encoding 50S ribosomal protein L21e produces the protein MVTRSRGFRSKTRYKLKKDLRVSRANLITKKIQTFDESDLVHIIIDPSVQKGQPHPRFHGKTGRIADKRGRAYIVEINDGNKAKKLIIRPEHLKMQE, from the coding sequence ATGGTAACCAGATCTAGAGGTTTTAGAAGCAAAACACGTTATAAACTTAAAAAGGACTTAAGAGTAAGTAGGGCAAATTTAATAACTAAAAAAATACAGACTTTCGATGAAAGTGATTTAGTCCACATAATAATTGATCCTAGTGTTCAAAAAGGTCAACCACACCCTCGTTTCCACGGGAAAACCGGTAGAATAGCTGATAAGAGGGGTAGAGCATACATAGTAGAAATAAACGACGGTAATAAGGCTAAAAAATTAATAATAAGACCCGAACACCTTAAAATGCAAGAGTGA
- a CDS encoding RNA polymerase Rpb4 family protein, with protein MIGKKVIDTDPITIAEVKEMLGELSEHYELTYEQNLALDHVTKFSKLDEEAAKKLVEELSEIIKKTQAIKVADIMPEDLADLRLIFAKERGSFKQEDMEKILEIVNNYR; from the coding sequence ATGATTGGGAAAAAAGTTATCGATACTGATCCTATCACAATTGCAGAAGTTAAAGAGATGCTTGGAGAGCTTTCAGAGCATTATGAGCTTACATACGAGCAAAATCTTGCTCTGGACCATGTAACAAAATTTTCAAAGTTAGATGAAGAAGCTGCTAAGAAACTGGTTGAAGAACTCTCAGAAATAATCAAAAAAACTCAAGCTATTAAGGTGGCAGATATTATGCCTGAAGATCTAGCGGATTTAAGGTTAATATTTGCTAAAGAAAGGGGTTCATTTAAACAAGAGGACATGGAGAAGATATTGGAAATAGTAAATAATTACAGATAA
- the pcn gene encoding proliferating cell nuclear antigen (pcna), with protein sequence MFKAVLSDSNILKTSFDAISSIVDEVQMQADSEGLRLDALDRSHITFVHLELKPQLFDEFTIDEPLKINVDTEELMKVLKRAKSSDIVELSVDEGNLILIFEGDARRRFKIRLIDIEYEAPSPPDLEYPTEFEIPFSLLKNSIQDIEIVSDKIALMVDEDKFTAEAEGEFGDAKIEYLHGEKIDAKSKSIFSLEKIKEMLKADKFSDAIVLKLGNDMPLNLSLKMATDEGELSFLLAPRIESEE encoded by the coding sequence ATGTTTAAAGCGGTTCTGAGCGATTCGAACATCTTAAAAACCAGTTTTGATGCTATATCTTCTATTGTAGATGAAGTACAGATGCAGGCAGATAGTGAAGGTCTAAGATTGGATGCACTGGATAGATCACATATCACATTCGTACACCTTGAACTTAAACCACAATTATTCGATGAATTTACTATCGACGAGCCTTTAAAAATAAATGTAGACACCGAAGAGCTCATGAAAGTCTTAAAAAGAGCAAAAAGTAGTGATATTGTTGAACTTTCAGTAGATGAAGGAAATCTTATTCTTATATTTGAAGGGGATGCAAGACGCAGATTTAAAATAAGACTTATAGATATTGAATATGAAGCACCAAGTCCACCAGATCTTGAGTACCCAACTGAATTTGAGATTCCATTCAGTCTTCTTAAAAACTCTATTCAGGATATTGAAATAGTCTCAGATAAGATTGCACTTATGGTTGATGAGGATAAATTTACTGCAGAAGCTGAAGGTGAATTTGGTGATGCAAAAATCGAGTATCTTCACGGGGAAAAGATAGATGCAAAATCAAAATCCATTTTTTCACTTGAGAAAATTAAAGAGATGCTAAAAGCAGATAAATTTTCAGATGCGATTGTTTTAAAACTTGGAAATGATATGCCCCTTAATCTTTCCTTAAAAATGGCTACAGATGAAGGAGAGCTTAGTTTTCTTTTAGCTCCACGTATAGAAAGTGAAGAATAG
- the rsmA gene encoding 16S rRNA (adenine(1518)-N(6)/adenine(1519)-N(6))-dimethyltransferase RsmA produces MLVKETLKILKENDIRLDKRKGQNYLIDSNILNKIVDYADLSSEDTVLEIGAGIGTLTIPLAEHAKKVIAVEQDQKIAAVLNKRLKKLNISNVEVMVADAVKTDFPYFNKVVSNLPYKISSPITFKLLEYDFDFAVLMYQLEFAERMVAKPGESNYSRLSLMMSFCGDVKMLFEVSKHAFFPNPKISSAVIKLIPKKTEIDEFFIKVSRALFQHKKKKVRNALLNSFHEIADVDKKEAKEIVSNLDEKLLSARVVKLEPDEVMVISGELKRLIH; encoded by the coding sequence ATGTTAGTTAAAGAAACTCTAAAAATACTGAAAGAGAATGATATAAGATTAGATAAGCGAAAAGGTCAGAATTACCTGATAGATTCAAATATACTGAACAAAATTGTGGATTATGCAGATCTATCTTCTGAAGACACCGTACTTGAAATTGGCGCAGGTATAGGAACATTGACAATCCCCCTGGCTGAACATGCAAAAAAAGTGATTGCTGTTGAACAGGATCAAAAAATTGCTGCTGTTTTAAATAAACGCCTTAAAAAGCTTAATATTTCAAATGTAGAAGTTATGGTTGCAGATGCAGTAAAAACTGATTTTCCTTATTTTAATAAAGTTGTATCCAACCTTCCATATAAAATTTCATCCCCCATCACATTTAAACTGCTTGAATATGACTTTGATTTTGCAGTACTTATGTACCAACTTGAATTTGCAGAAAGAATGGTGGCAAAACCGGGTGAATCTAATTATTCAAGACTATCATTGATGATGAGTTTCTGCGGGGATGTTAAAATGCTCTTTGAAGTTTCAAAACATGCATTCTTCCCCAACCCCAAGATATCATCGGCTGTAATCAAATTAATTCCCAAAAAAACAGAAATTGACGAATTTTTTATAAAAGTTTCAAGGGCGCTTTTCCAGCATAAAAAGAAAAAAGTGAGAAATGCGCTGCTTAACTCATTCCATGAAATTGCAGATGTGGATAAAAAGGAAGCCAAAGAAATAGTTTCAAATTTAGATGAAAAGCTCCTGAGTGCAAGGGTTGTAAAACTTGAGCCTGATGAAGTTATGGTGATTTCTGGGGAATTGAAACGTTTAATACACTAA
- a CDS encoding exosome complex RNA-binding protein Csl4 produces the protein MKAKSGDFVLPGDVLGVTEEFVPSEWTYEEDGEIKSLVVGKVSIDEKNKKISIIPKTGTPAPVEVGKTIVGQITEVRGQRASVKIEKIKGIDRELTTSFVGGIHISQAQKGYLSKLTEAFRIGDIVEAKVTKVIGLDNVDLTTANEELGVLKAMCTKCRHYMVKTDNEVVCLNCGRKERRKLAAHYKG, from the coding sequence ATGAAAGCTAAATCTGGAGACTTTGTCTTACCTGGTGATGTATTGGGGGTTACTGAAGAGTTTGTTCCGTCTGAGTGGACATATGAAGAAGATGGAGAAATCAAATCACTGGTAGTTGGAAAAGTCTCAATCGATGAGAAAAATAAAAAGATATCTATAATTCCAAAAACTGGCACTCCAGCTCCTGTGGAAGTTGGTAAAACTATAGTTGGGCAAATAACTGAGGTTAGAGGTCAGAGAGCTTCAGTAAAAATAGAAAAAATTAAAGGTATTGATAGGGAACTTACAACCTCTTTTGTTGGAGGGATACATATTTCACAGGCCCAGAAAGGATATTTATCCAAATTAACTGAAGCTTTCAGGATTGGGGACATAGTAGAAGCTAAAGTTACAAAAGTCATAGGTCTGGATAATGTTGATCTTACAACTGCAAATGAAGAACTTGGAGTTCTAAAGGCCATGTGTACCAAATGCAGGCACTACATGGTAAAAACAGATAACGAAGTCGTATGCTTAAACTGCGGGAGAAAAGAAAGAAGAAAACTCGCTGCACACTATAAGGGCTAA
- a CDS encoding transcription factor S, with amino-acid sequence MEFCPKCGTVMFPKDNCFKCKCGYEREITKEQKNEYEVSEKVSSKENIIVKGDDVKTLPTTRAICPKCGNKEAYWWLQQTRRADESETRFLRCTKCGQTWREYD; translated from the coding sequence ATGGAATTTTGTCCAAAATGTGGAACTGTCATGTTTCCTAAGGATAACTGCTTTAAATGTAAATGTGGATATGAACGGGAAATAACCAAAGAACAAAAAAACGAGTATGAAGTCTCTGAAAAAGTATCATCCAAAGAGAATATAATAGTTAAAGGCGATGATGTAAAAACATTACCAACTACTCGTGCAATTTGTCCAAAGTGTGGCAATAAAGAGGCTTACTGGTGGCTTCAGCAGACCCGAAGGGCTGATGAATCTGAAACAAGGTTTTTAAGATGCACTAAATGTGGGCAGACCTGGCGGGAATATGATTAA
- a CDS encoding DNA-directed RNA polymerase subunit L produces MKIIKDTKNELEIEITGETHSLCNALRRALMEDKNVESAAYVIAHPIVGEPNLYIKGKNPRKSLEKAAKTLQKRSDEFKSILEASLEE; encoded by the coding sequence ATGAAGATTATAAAAGATACTAAAAACGAACTGGAAATTGAAATTACAGGCGAAACCCATTCATTATGTAACGCACTCAGAAGAGCTTTGATGGAAGATAAAAATGTTGAATCTGCAGCATATGTTATAGCTCACCCTATTGTGGGAGAGCCAAATTTGTACATTAAAGGTAAAAACCCAAGAAAATCTCTTGAAAAAGCTGCAAAAACGCTTCAAAAAAGAAGTGATGAGTTCAAAAGTATTTTAGAAGCCTCTTTAGAGGAATAA
- the hpt gene encoding hypoxanthine/guanine phosphoribosyltransferase, with amino-acid sequence MLDKLKKTLEESPIVKKGEYNYFVHPITDGIMLVEPDLLKEVSNAITKVADLNVDKIVCMEAMGIHIATALSLETNIPFVVVRKRCYGLEEEVAVHQVTGYSECELYINGLRKGDRILVVDDVVSTGGTMVAVLNALKSAGAEIADIVAVVEKGNGKERVKKETGYDVKTLVKVDVNGGKVVIEDSIL; translated from the coding sequence ATGCTTGATAAACTTAAAAAAACCCTTGAAGAATCACCTATAGTAAAAAAAGGTGAATATAATTATTTTGTACATCCAATAACTGATGGCATAATGCTTGTTGAACCAGATCTTTTAAAAGAAGTTTCAAATGCAATTACAAAAGTTGCAGATTTAAATGTTGATAAAATCGTATGTATGGAAGCGATGGGTATTCATATTGCAACTGCACTTTCCCTTGAAACAAACATTCCATTTGTGGTTGTTAGAAAAAGGTGCTACGGCCTGGAAGAAGAAGTTGCAGTCCACCAGGTTACAGGTTACAGTGAATGTGAGCTTTACATAAATGGACTCAGAAAAGGAGATAGAATTTTGGTTGTAGATGATGTTGTGAGCACAGGTGGAACTATGGTGGCAGTTTTAAATGCTCTTAAAAGCGCAGGGGCGGAAATTGCAGATATAGTTGCCGTTGTGGAAAAAGGAAACGGAAAAGAAAGGGTCAAAAAAGAAACAGGTTACGACGTCAAAACTCTTGTTAAAGTGGATGTTAACGGGGGTAAAGTTGTAATAGAGGACAGTATACTTTAA
- a CDS encoding DUF99 family protein has product MKNKKFRIIKKEIRILGVDDAPFPPHTKNNVMLIGTIFRGGTWLDGVLRTYIKGDGTDATAKIIKMVNDSRHKDQIGVIMLDGITFGGFNVVNIKEIFGETGIPIIVIMRKFPNFEKIKKALMRFEDCKERWTLIQEAGTVYKIENKEPLYIQIYGIDLEDAEEIVSIATTRSAIPEPIRAAHLIGAGVVTGESKGSA; this is encoded by the coding sequence ATGAAAAATAAAAAATTTAGGATAATTAAAAAAGAAATACGCATTTTGGGAGTTGACGATGCTCCTTTCCCTCCTCATACAAAAAACAACGTCATGTTAATTGGCACCATCTTCAGGGGAGGAACATGGCTTGATGGGGTATTAAGGACTTACATCAAGGGGGATGGTACAGATGCAACTGCAAAAATCATCAAAATGGTAAATGACTCCAGGCATAAAGATCAAATTGGAGTCATCATGCTTGATGGAATTACTTTTGGCGGATTCAACGTTGTAAATATAAAGGAAATCTTTGGTGAAACTGGCATTCCTATCATTGTTATAATGAGGAAGTTTCCAAATTTTGAGAAGATTAAGAAGGCTTTAATGAGATTTGAAGACTGCAAAGAAAGATGGACATTAATACAGGAAGCAGGAACAGTCTATAAAATAGAAAATAAAGAGCCTTTGTATATCCAGATATATGGCATTGATCTTGAAGACGCTGAGGAAATAGTTAGCATTGCTACAACAAGAAGCGCTATACCTGAGCCTATAAGGGCAGCTCATCTTATAGGGGCGGGAGTTGTAACTGGTGAATCCAAAGGAAGCGCATAA
- a CDS encoding signal recognition particle protein Srp54: protein MLGNLGKNLTKTMKKLAGMPIIDEEVVKEVVKDIQRALIQSDVNIKLVFKLSKTIEERALKEEPPKGITPREYIITIVYEELVNLVGSKAEEVEVNAKPYRIMFVGLQGSGKTTTIGKLTRYLQKKGFRPAIVSTDTWRPAAYEQLRQLTESMDVPLYGDPENKDALDLAKKGIEQFKKNDIVIVDTAGRHKEEQDLLTEMEQLSSIVNPNEVMLVIDGTIGQQAREQALAFNQATDVGSIVITKLDGSAKGGGALSAVSEIGAPIKFIGTGERIDDFEAFDPERFISRLLGMGDIRTLLEKAEEIAEEDIDTDTMDAMLSGKFTLKDMYSQFEMMNKMGPMQQVMNMIPGMGNKLPKNASQVTEEKLTKYKIMMDSMTEHELTHPEVIKQSRVKRIARGSGMKNEDVKELLKYYNVTKKAMKGFGKRKMSGPLGQMMRQMMR from the coding sequence ATGTTAGGTAATTTAGGTAAAAACTTGACCAAAACAATGAAAAAATTAGCAGGTATGCCCATAATCGATGAAGAAGTGGTAAAAGAAGTTGTAAAAGATATTCAAAGGGCACTTATTCAATCAGACGTTAATATTAAGCTTGTTTTTAAACTTTCAAAAACCATAGAAGAGAGGGCACTAAAAGAAGAGCCTCCTAAAGGAATTACACCAAGAGAATATATTATAACTATTGTTTACGAAGAACTGGTGAACCTGGTAGGCAGCAAAGCAGAAGAAGTGGAAGTTAATGCTAAACCATATAGAATAATGTTTGTAGGGCTTCAGGGAAGCGGTAAAACAACCACCATTGGAAAACTTACAAGGTACCTGCAGAAGAAAGGTTTCCGTCCTGCAATTGTAAGTACAGATACCTGGAGGCCTGCAGCATATGAACAGCTGCGTCAGCTGACTGAAAGCATGGACGTGCCGCTGTATGGGGATCCAGAAAATAAAGACGCGCTTGACCTTGCAAAAAAAGGTATTGAACAATTCAAAAAGAACGATATCGTAATTGTAGATACTGCAGGACGGCATAAAGAAGAACAGGACCTTCTTACTGAAATGGAACAGTTGTCATCAATTGTAAATCCCAACGAAGTTATGCTTGTTATCGATGGAACCATAGGTCAACAAGCACGGGAACAAGCTCTTGCATTTAATCAAGCTACAGATGTAGGTTCAATAGTTATCACAAAATTAGACGGTTCTGCAAAAGGTGGTGGGGCACTATCTGCAGTGTCTGAAATTGGTGCACCTATAAAATTCATCGGAACTGGAGAAAGAATTGATGACTTCGAGGCATTTGACCCTGAAAGGTTTATATCACGGCTTCTTGGAATGGGAGATATTAGAACACTTCTGGAAAAGGCAGAAGAAATTGCAGAAGAAGACATCGATACAGATACAATGGACGCCATGTTAAGCGGTAAATTCACCCTTAAAGACATGTATTCACAGTTTGAAATGATGAATAAAATGGGGCCGATGCAACAGGTCATGAATATGATCCCTGGAATGGGAAATAAACTTCCAAAGAATGCTTCCCAGGTAACAGAAGAAAAGTTAACCAAATATAAAATTATGATGGACTCCATGACCGAACACGAACTCACACACCCCGAAGTTATAAAGCAGTCCCGTGTAAAACGGATAGCAAGGGGCTCTGGTATGAAAAACGAAGATGTTAAAGAACTTCTTAAATATTACAACGTTACCAAAAAAGCAATGAAAGGCTTTGGAAAGCGGAAAATGAGCGGGCCATTAGGGCAGATGATGAGACAGATGATGCGCTAA
- a CDS encoding tRNA pseudouridine(54/55) synthase Pus10 has product MESQITEKALKIMEITEGNLCDHCLGRTFSQTVEGPDNKYRGEYVRQILNENNSSTSDPCYICGNLFDDVENGLIDKIIDKINHENIEFSTFLVGCRVSPEILSKEGEIQKNLELDVENIKKEINREIGKKLYSTLEKNVEFDYPNIVIMVDFVNNDIDIQLNPIFIEGRYRKLVRGIPQTKWPCGKCRGKGCPSCNYTGKQYPETVEELISPEAVKLAIGSESKFHGAGREDIDVKMLGSGRPFVLEIKEPKIRDLDLEILEEKINKFAGGKVEVHDLKFVGKDRKGTIKCSSTDTYKVYRAIVELENDINDDKLNLLHSMEIINQRTPIRVSHRRADKIRTRKVRSITTKPIDARKFEMIVECEGGLYIKELISGDEGRSKPSVSEILGINALCIQLDVLEVNI; this is encoded by the coding sequence ATGGAATCACAAATTACAGAAAAAGCACTGAAAATTATGGAAATAACAGAAGGAAACTTATGCGATCACTGTTTAGGCAGGACATTCTCCCAAACTGTGGAAGGACCAGATAACAAGTACAGGGGAGAATACGTAAGACAAATCCTAAATGAAAACAATAGCAGTACATCGGATCCATGTTACATATGTGGTAACCTGTTTGATGATGTTGAAAACGGGCTTATTGATAAAATAATAGATAAAATAAACCATGAAAACATTGAATTTTCAACATTCCTTGTTGGATGTCGTGTCTCACCAGAGATTCTAAGTAAAGAAGGAGAAATCCAGAAAAATCTGGAACTTGACGTTGAAAATATTAAAAAAGAAATTAATCGAGAAATCGGCAAAAAATTATATTCAACCCTCGAAAAGAACGTAGAATTTGATTATCCCAATATAGTCATAATGGTGGATTTTGTAAATAATGATATAGACATTCAGTTAAATCCAATCTTTATAGAAGGACGCTACAGAAAGCTTGTAAGAGGTATCCCTCAAACTAAATGGCCATGTGGAAAATGCAGAGGCAAAGGATGTCCAAGCTGCAATTACACAGGGAAGCAGTACCCCGAAACGGTTGAAGAGTTAATTTCACCAGAAGCTGTAAAATTAGCCATAGGAAGTGAATCCAAATTCCACGGCGCAGGTCGAGAAGATATAGATGTTAAAATGCTTGGAAGTGGAAGGCCATTTGTACTTGAGATTAAGGAACCCAAGATAAGAGATTTAGATCTTGAAATTCTTGAAGAAAAAATCAACAAATTTGCAGGTGGAAAAGTAGAAGTTCATGATTTAAAATTCGTGGGAAAAGATAGAAAAGGCACCATAAAATGCTCATCTACAGACACATATAAAGTTTATAGAGCAATTGTAGAGCTTGAAAATGATATTAATGATGACAAATTAAATTTATTACATTCAATGGAGATTATAAATCAACGAACTCCAATAAGAGTGTCTCACCGACGTGCAGATAAAATAAGAACAAGAAAAGTAAGAAGTATAACTACCAAACCAATAGATGCACGTAAATTTGAAATGATAGTGGAATGTGAAGGCGGTTTATACATAAAAGAACTTATATCTGGTGATGAAGGAAGATCAAAACCCAGCGTATCTGAAATTTTAGGAATTAATGCTCTTTGCATCCAGCTAGATGTATTAGAAGTAAATATTTAA
- a CDS encoding 30S ribosomal protein S27e, with protein sequence MAIAGTHKSNFLKVKCLDCGNQQTVFDHAASNVQCIICGKTLVKPKGGKSEIVAQIIEVLD encoded by the coding sequence ATGGCAATTGCAGGAACTCACAAAAGTAATTTTTTAAAAGTCAAATGTTTGGACTGCGGAAATCAGCAGACTGTATTCGATCACGCAGCATCAAACGTCCAGTGTATCATATGTGGGAAAACACTGGTAAAACCAAAAGGCGGAAAATCTGAAATAGTAGCTCAGATTATTGAAGTCCTTGATTAA